The following are encoded together in the Flavihumibacter fluvii genome:
- a CDS encoding AI-2E family transporter: MPRILQILLAVVLAGLILYIGRSLFIPLSFALLISFILYPVCKWMEKKGINGTLAIFINLIIVTAFLGSILFLLINQLNTFGTEWPLLENKLHESYRQFSAYLKTDWNISSEQQQIWLQQFSENSTTHLFGLLQQTISASVVSLVLLLLIPIYSFLILFYRVRLLKALIMILPDKYRTGIKEIVQLAIDSYYGFIKGMLIVYLIVGILNSLGLLLLGIPHAILFGCIAAILTFIPYVGIMVASLFPITLAWVTYNSIWYPVGVIAIFAIVQYLEANLIFPWAVARKLNLNTLMTIVAIIIGGILWGAAGMILFVPFAAILKLVAERVKGGEGLAVLLGDGKL, translated from the coding sequence ATGCCCAGGATTTTGCAAATATTGCTGGCTGTTGTACTTGCCGGACTTATCCTATATATTGGTCGTTCCCTTTTCATACCACTCAGTTTTGCATTACTGATCAGTTTTATCCTTTATCCAGTATGCAAATGGATGGAAAAAAAAGGGATCAATGGAACCTTAGCCATTTTTATTAACCTTATAATCGTCACTGCATTTTTAGGTAGTATTCTGTTCCTGCTCATCAACCAGCTGAATACCTTTGGAACAGAATGGCCCCTGCTGGAAAATAAACTACATGAATCATACCGGCAATTTTCTGCCTACCTGAAAACCGATTGGAATATCTCTTCGGAACAACAGCAAATCTGGTTGCAACAATTCAGTGAAAACTCTACAACACATTTATTTGGCCTTTTGCAGCAAACCATTAGTGCATCAGTTGTTTCTCTCGTGCTACTGTTACTGATCCCGATCTACAGTTTCCTGATCCTGTTTTACAGGGTGCGGCTATTGAAAGCCCTTATTATGATATTACCAGATAAATATCGCACAGGGATAAAGGAAATAGTACAATTGGCAATAGATTCTTATTATGGTTTTATTAAAGGGATGCTGATTGTTTATTTGATCGTGGGCATACTAAATAGCCTTGGATTATTATTACTGGGTATTCCACATGCAATTTTATTTGGTTGCATTGCTGCCATATTGACTTTCATACCATATGTCGGGATTATGGTTGCTTCGCTGTTTCCTATTACACTGGCCTGGGTAACCTATAATTCCATCTGGTATCCTGTTGGGGTTATTGCCATTTTTGCCATTGTTCAATACCTTGAAGCCAACCTGATTTTCCCCTGGGCTGTTGCCCGAAAGCTGAACCTGAACACGCTGATGACAATTGTTGCAATAATTATTGGTGGTATTCTCTGGGGGGCTGCAGGTATGATTCTGTTTGTACCCTTTGCTGCCATCCTGAAACTGGTCGCCGAACGGGTTAAAGGCGGTGAAGGACTGGCCGTTTTGCTGGGTGATGGAAAATTGTAA
- a CDS encoding acetyl-CoA C-acyltransferase has translation MKEVYIIAAVRTPIGSFGGSLKEFSATRLGAIAIQGALQKAGIPPHQVNDVMMGSVIQANLGQAPARQAAKFAGLPNEVNCTTINKVCASGMKSIALGVQGILLGDADVVVAGGMESMSNVPYYSETMRWGNKYGNVMLTDGLAKDGLTDVYDGKAMGNAAELCARECGISREEQDQFAIESYRRSQAAWDSGKFDAEIVPVPIPQKKGDPVMFSRDEEPWNVKFDKIPELKPAFQKDGTVTAANASTMNDGAAALVLMSKEKAAELKVKPIGRILSYADAEQAPEWFTTSPALAVPIAVNKAGLTMNDISFWELNEAFAVVGIENSRRMKLDPATVNVHGGAVSIGHPLGCSGARIIVTLLHILKANKARYGAAGICNGGGGASAMVIENIQ, from the coding sequence ATGAAAGAAGTCTATATTATTGCTGCGGTCAGGACACCCATCGGCAGTTTTGGGGGCAGCCTGAAAGAGTTTTCAGCCACACGCCTGGGTGCTATTGCTATTCAAGGGGCTCTCCAAAAAGCGGGTATCCCACCTCACCAGGTAAATGATGTCATGATGGGTTCGGTGATCCAGGCAAACCTCGGCCAGGCACCTGCGAGACAGGCGGCAAAGTTCGCCGGATTGCCCAATGAAGTGAATTGCACTACAATTAATAAAGTTTGCGCCAGTGGCATGAAGTCCATCGCCCTCGGCGTGCAGGGTATCCTGCTTGGCGATGCTGATGTTGTCGTTGCCGGAGGGATGGAAAGTATGAGTAATGTGCCTTATTATTCTGAAACAATGCGTTGGGGAAATAAATATGGTAATGTAATGTTGACCGACGGTTTGGCAAAAGACGGATTAACCGATGTTTACGATGGTAAAGCCATGGGAAATGCTGCAGAATTATGCGCACGCGAATGTGGTATTAGCCGGGAAGAACAGGATCAGTTTGCCATTGAAAGTTACCGTCGCAGCCAGGCCGCATGGGATTCCGGCAAATTCGATGCTGAAATAGTGCCTGTTCCCATTCCCCAAAAAAAAGGTGACCCCGTGATGTTTAGCCGGGATGAAGAACCCTGGAATGTAAAATTTGATAAGATTCCGGAATTAAAACCTGCTTTCCAGAAAGATGGTACTGTTACTGCAGCGAATGCCTCTACTATGAACGATGGTGCTGCAGCCCTCGTGCTCATGAGTAAGGAAAAAGCTGCAGAATTGAAGGTGAAACCCATCGGTCGTATCCTTTCCTATGCAGATGCTGAACAAGCTCCTGAATGGTTTACTACAAGTCCGGCATTGGCGGTTCCAATAGCCGTTAATAAAGCCGGACTAACCATGAACGATATTAGTTTCTGGGAATTGAATGAAGCTTTTGCTGTGGTTGGCATTGAAAATAGCCGGCGGATGAAACTGGATCCCGCAACTGTAAACGTACATGGCGGGGCAGTTTCAATTGGTCATCCGTTAGGATGTAGCGGGGCAAGGATAATTGTGACCTTACTGCATATCTTAAAAGCCAATAAAGCACGATATGGTGCAGCGGGCATATGTAATGGCGGGGGAGGTGCCTCTGCTATGGTAATAGAAAACATTCAATAA
- a CDS encoding GNAT family N-acetyltransferase, with protein sequence MALFLETQFTTSMLFWQGKGFPTVCLGVWERNEKAIRFYLKNGFEKLGSPIFLLGNHPQTDWLMGKNL encoded by the coding sequence ATGGCGCTTTTCCTGGAAACGCAGTTTACAACCAGCATGCTGTTTTGGCAGGGAAAAGGGTTCCCGACGGTTTGCCTGGGTGTTTGGGAACGGAATGAAAAAGCCATCAGGTTTTACCTGAAAAATGGGTTCGAAAAATTGGGGAGCCCTATTTTTTTATTGGGAAATCATCCCCAAACCGACTGGTTAATGGGTAAAAACCTATAG
- a CDS encoding S41 family peptidase: MKRIIVLSLFAAYILGACKKESSATPDPTPTPPVVSEADKVKDTALEIARDIYLWYDQIPSTFNPRTFADPDKVMQGIRPYSIETGFTKAVDRWSFGIKQAEWDNASSGISGDLGIGIFFLSANDLRVSYVEKESAAGLAGVQRSWRITKINGSTAINTSSSSIDFIVNAIYGGSQANITFQKPDGSSVDLALTPSTYNEQPLILDTVYTSGGKNVGYFILNSFLGDTTEIKNGFSNIFAKFAAKNVTDIIVDLRYNGGGYVLLQEELANYLAPNGENGKMMYSQSFNDKYSQYNRIENFVKKGSVNPAKIVFIISQNTASASEALVNIMTPHVEVKTVGPSASHGKPVGFFNIPVGDWYVFPVSLRIVNSLNEGNYFDGFTPDNQVMDGLDKPWGDVSEDCLASALKYLTTGSFKAETRDNIRTDLDMIRSYNTIRSNKYKFMVESRKNIPGLR; this comes from the coding sequence ATGAAACGCATCATTGTGCTTTCCCTGTTCGCTGCGTATATACTGGGCGCCTGTAAAAAAGAAAGTTCAGCCACTCCTGATCCGACGCCTACGCCACCTGTAGTTTCTGAAGCGGACAAGGTGAAGGACACTGCCCTTGAGATTGCCCGGGATATTTACCTGTGGTATGATCAAATTCCTTCCACCTTTAATCCACGCACATTTGCAGATCCCGATAAAGTTATGCAGGGTATCAGGCCTTATAGTATTGAAACTGGTTTTACAAAAGCGGTAGACCGGTGGAGTTTTGGGATCAAACAGGCAGAATGGGATAATGCCAGTAGTGGTATCAGCGGTGACCTTGGAATAGGCATATTTTTCCTCAGTGCTAACGACCTTAGGGTTTCCTATGTTGAAAAAGAATCCGCTGCAGGACTGGCAGGTGTTCAAAGAAGCTGGCGGATTACCAAGATCAACGGCAGTACGGCCATTAATACCTCCAGTTCCAGTATAGATTTTATTGTAAATGCGATATACGGCGGGTCACAGGCAAACATTACTTTTCAGAAACCTGATGGATCAAGCGTGGATTTGGCATTAACGCCTTCAACCTACAATGAACAGCCCCTGATACTGGATACAGTGTACACCAGTGGCGGCAAAAATGTAGGTTATTTTATTTTGAATTCCTTCCTGGGAGATACCACTGAGATCAAAAATGGTTTCAGCAACATTTTTGCAAAATTTGCGGCAAAGAATGTTACTGATATCATAGTTGACCTTCGGTATAATGGGGGTGGTTATGTTTTGTTACAGGAGGAACTTGCCAACTACCTGGCTCCAAATGGCGAAAACGGTAAAATGATGTATTCACAATCCTTCAATGATAAGTATTCGCAGTACAACCGTATTGAGAATTTTGTCAAAAAAGGATCTGTTAATCCGGCAAAGATCGTCTTCATCATTTCACAAAATACCGCTTCAGCGAGTGAGGCACTGGTCAATATTATGACACCGCATGTTGAGGTTAAAACAGTAGGTCCAAGTGCTTCGCATGGTAAACCAGTAGGCTTCTTTAACATTCCGGTAGGAGACTGGTATGTTTTCCCTGTTTCTTTGCGGATTGTCAACAGCCTGAACGAAGGCAATTATTTTGATGGTTTTACCCCGGATAACCAGGTGATGGACGGACTGGATAAGCCTTGGGGAGATGTATCGGAAGATTGTCTCGCCAGTGCCTTGAAATACCTCACAACCGGATCATTTAAAGCAGAGACCCGGGACAATATCCGTACTGACCTGGATATGATCCGCAGTTATAATACCATTCGGTCCAATAAATATAAATTCATGGTAGAATCTAGGAAGAATATCCCCGGACTACGCTAA
- a CDS encoding pyruvate dehydrogenase complex E1 component subunit beta yields MARIIAYREALREAMNEEFRRDDRVFLMGEEVAEYNGAYKVSQGMLDEFGEKRVMDTPISELGFTAIAVGAAQNGLRPIVEYMTWNFAVLAMDQILNTASKMLAMSGGQLSCPIVFRGANGSAGQLGAQHSTAFESYYANIPGIKVVSPSNPYDAKGLLKQAIRYEEDPVIFMESEVMYGDKGEVPEEEYYIPLGKADIKKDGKDVTIVSFNKMMKVALGAAAELEKEGISAEVIDLRSIRPLDWMTILESVKKTNRLVIVEEQWPFASISSEISYRIQKEGFDFLDAPIRRITAADAPLHYAPNLVAAALPDVTRTVKLVKEVMYLKK; encoded by the coding sequence ATGGCAAGAATAATCGCATATAGAGAAGCACTTCGTGAAGCTATGAATGAAGAGTTTCGCAGGGATGACCGGGTTTTCCTGATGGGTGAGGAAGTTGCAGAATACAATGGTGCCTATAAAGTAAGTCAGGGCATGCTGGATGAATTCGGTGAGAAAAGAGTGATGGATACCCCTATTTCTGAATTGGGATTTACGGCAATAGCAGTAGGTGCTGCACAGAATGGACTTCGTCCGATAGTTGAATATATGACCTGGAACTTCGCTGTGCTGGCCATGGACCAGATTTTGAACACTGCATCCAAAATGCTGGCGATGAGCGGTGGTCAACTTTCCTGCCCCATAGTATTTCGTGGGGCCAACGGATCGGCAGGTCAGTTAGGCGCCCAACACTCAACAGCGTTTGAGAGCTATTATGCCAATATTCCAGGAATTAAGGTCGTCTCTCCAAGCAATCCCTATGATGCAAAAGGGCTATTGAAACAGGCTATCCGGTATGAGGAAGACCCGGTGATCTTTATGGAGAGTGAAGTGATGTATGGTGATAAAGGAGAAGTTCCTGAAGAAGAATATTATATACCACTTGGTAAAGCAGATATTAAAAAAGACGGAAAGGATGTTACCATCGTTTCCTTTAATAAAATGATGAAAGTGGCCCTCGGAGCAGCAGCGGAACTTGAAAAAGAGGGTATAAGTGCTGAAGTGATTGACCTGCGGTCAATTCGTCCGCTCGATTGGATGACCATCCTAGAAAGCGTGAAGAAAACTAATCGCCTGGTTATTGTTGAAGAACAGTGGCCGTTTGCCTCTATCTCATCAGAAATTTCTTACCGGATACAAAAAGAAGGATTTGATTTCCTGGATGCACCAATCCGGCGCATTACAGCTGCTGATGCCCCCCTTCATTACGCCCCGAACCTGGTTGCCGCAGCTTTACCTGATGTTACACGTACGGTTAAACTGGTAAAAGAAGTGATGTATCTTAAAAAATAA
- a CDS encoding sigma-54-dependent transcriptional regulator: MSNILIIDDERAIRKTLGEILSYEGYKIEEASDGEEGLKKFKEKAFDVVLCDIKMPKLDGIEFLDKARETNPDIPIIMISGHGTIETAVEAVKKGAFDYISKPPDLNRLLITLRNAMDKTSLVTETKVLKRRVSKVQEMIGDASAIQRIKDTIEKVAPTEARVLITGENGVGKELVARWLHEKSNRANGPLIEVNCAAIPGELIESELFGHEKGSFTSAIKQRIGKFEQANGGTLFLDEIGDMSLSAQAKVLRALQEGKITRVGGDKELSVDVRVIAATNKDLLKEVEDKNFRLDLYHRLSVILIHVPSLNDRREDIPLLVDKFLENICAEYGIAKKEIDKEALESLKQYNWTGNIRELRNVVERLVILSGKTITREDVINNVVPKS; encoded by the coding sequence ATGTCAAATATCCTGATCATAGACGACGAAAGGGCCATCAGAAAAACACTTGGAGAAATTTTATCCTATGAAGGCTACAAAATTGAAGAAGCCTCAGACGGTGAAGAAGGCCTTAAGAAATTCAAAGAAAAAGCCTTTGACGTAGTGCTTTGTGATATTAAAATGCCTAAACTGGATGGTATTGAATTCCTTGACAAAGCCCGTGAAACGAACCCGGACATTCCTATCATTATGATCTCGGGACATGGCACCATTGAAACAGCTGTGGAGGCAGTTAAAAAGGGCGCTTTTGATTATATTTCCAAACCTCCGGACCTTAACCGCTTATTGATAACCCTCAGGAATGCCATGGACAAAACCTCCCTGGTGACCGAAACCAAGGTGTTGAAACGCAGGGTAAGCAAAGTACAGGAAATGATTGGAGATGCATCTGCTATACAAAGAATAAAAGATACGATCGAAAAGGTAGCACCCACAGAGGCAAGGGTATTAATTACCGGTGAAAATGGGGTGGGTAAGGAACTTGTTGCCCGCTGGCTGCATGAAAAAAGTAACAGGGCCAATGGGCCGTTAATTGAAGTGAACTGTGCGGCTATTCCGGGAGAGTTAATCGAAAGTGAATTGTTCGGACATGAAAAAGGTTCCTTTACTTCAGCCATAAAACAGCGGATCGGTAAATTTGAGCAGGCCAATGGGGGCACCTTATTCCTTGATGAAATAGGTGATATGAGCCTGAGTGCCCAGGCCAAGGTACTTAGGGCATTACAGGAAGGAAAGATCACCCGCGTTGGCGGAGATAAGGAATTGTCTGTGGATGTACGGGTTATTGCCGCTACAAATAAAGACCTCCTGAAAGAAGTTGAAGATAAAAATTTTCGCCTCGATCTATATCACCGGTTAAGTGTAATCCTTATCCATGTGCCTTCCCTGAATGACCGCAGGGAGGATATCCCCCTTCTGGTCGATAAGTTCCTCGAAAATATCTGTGCTGAATATGGTATAGCCAAAAAGGAAATTGATAAGGAAGCGCTGGAAAGCCTCAAGCAATACAACTGGACGGGCAACATCCGTGAACTAAGGAATGTAGTGGAACGACTCGTGATATTATCTGGCAAAACCATTACCCGCGAAGACGTTATTAATAACGTGGTTCCTAAATCCTGA